A single region of the Musa acuminata AAA Group cultivar baxijiao chromosome BXJ1-11, Cavendish_Baxijiao_AAA, whole genome shotgun sequence genome encodes:
- the LOC135597801 gene encoding 3',5'-bisphosphate nucleotidase AHL-like, whose amino-acid sequence MARLCPIYTSHAIPLTTDGQNSSRSLSLLTAKPASSARVGGALRCLFGPSSSADRGLGLGLSQEDPSSLSEFSMQTARLLGLPRVEEGERSRELDVAVRVVQMACSLCQRVQSGLVGRHREQITSKDDDSPVTVADWGVQAVVSWLLSECFGNENASIVAEEDAYTLSRKDATTLLESVISVVNECLSEAPKYGLEGPSKPLGAQEILDAIHNCNSSGGSKGKFWVLDPVDGTLGFVRGDQYAIALALIVDGEVVLGVLGCPNYPMRKEWLNYHQRYYRLMTMLSPPAHRSWHKGCVMYARKGSGVAWMQPLVHDFAEFDWQSSSRIIRVSSITDPAFATFCEPVEKANSSHSFTAGLAHSVGLRKQPLRVYSMVKYAAIARGDAEIFMKFARAGYKEKIWDHAAGLVIIQEAGGVVTDARGCPLDFSKGLYLEGLDRGIIACSGPLLHEKIIKAVDASWDSSNL is encoded by the exons ATGGCCAGACTTTGTCCCATTTATACCTCGCACGCCATCCCCCTCACGACGGACGGCCAAAACTCCTCCCGGAGCCTGAGCCTCTTGACGGCCAAGCCCGCCTCGTCCGCCCGCGTCGGCGGTGCCCTCCGCTGCCTCTTCGGCCCCTCATCATCGGCCGACCGCGGCCTCGGCCTCGGCCTCTCGCAAGAGGATCCTTCCTCGTTGTCGGAGTTCTCGATGCAGACGGCTCGTCTTCTTGGGCTCCCCCGGGTGGAGGAGGGCGAGCGCTCGAGGGAGCTCGATGTGGCGGTGAGGGTGGTCCAGATGGCGTGCTCCTTGTGCCAGCGGGTGCAGAGCGGCCTGGTGGGGCGGCACCGGGAGCAGATCACCTCTAAGGATGACGATTCCCCGGTCACCGTCGCAG ATTGGGGTGTTCAAGCTGTTGTTAGTTGGCTCCTTTCAGAATGCTTTGGCAATGAAAATGCATCAATTGTTGCTGAGGAAGATGCTTATACTCTTTCCAGAAAAGATGCCACAACCTTGCTGGAATCTGTGATAAGTGTTGTGAATGAATGCTTGTCTGAAGCTCCAAAGTATGGATTGGAAGGTCCTTCTAAACCTTTGGGTGCTCAGGAAATTCTTGATGCTATTCACAACTGTAACTCTAGCGGAGGTTCCAAGGGAAAATTTTGGGTCCTTGATCCTGTGGATGGTACTCTTGGTTTTGTACGTGGAGACCAGTATGCTATTGCGCTTGCTTTGATAGTGGATGGAGAAGTTGTCCTCGGTGTTCTAGGTTGCCCTAACTACCCGATGAGGAAGGAATGGCTCAACTATCATCAGCGCTACTACAGGCTCATGACCATGTTATCTCCTCCTGCACATAGATCCTGGCATAAAGGCTGTGTAATGTATGCTCGTAAAGGTAGCGGTGTAGCTTGGATGCAACCACTGGTTCATGACTTTGCTGAGTTTGATTGGCAGAGTTCTTCAAGGATCATTCGGGTATCATCCATTACTGATCCTGCTTTTGCAACTTTTTGTGAACCTGTTGAGAAAGCAAACTCAAGCCACTCCTTTACAGCTGGATTAGCTCACAGTGTTGGTTTAAG AAAGCAACCACTGCGAGTGTATAGTATGGTAAAATATGCTGCCATAGCTCGAGGGGATGCAGAGATCTTTATGAAGTTTGCCAGAGCCGGGTATAAGGAAAAGATATGGGACCATGCTGCAGGGTTGGTGATCATACAAGAAGCAGGTGGAGTGGTCACAGATGCCAGAGGATGtccattggacttctccaagggcTTATATCTTGAAGGTCTAGATCGTGGCATAATTGCTTGCTCTGGGCCGTTGCTGCATGAGAAGATAATAAAAGCTGTTGATGCCAGCTGGGACTCATCAAATTTATAA